In the Acidimicrobiia bacterium genome, TATTTTTTTTCGTCTTTATCAACAGATTTATCGCTAGATTTTTCATTGTCAGAAATTCCTGATTCAAATTCTTTTTTTGCTTGACCAAGACTACGCGCAAATTTTGGTAAAGCTGCACTACCAAATAGGAGTACAACTACCCCTGCAATGATTATTATTTCTGGTGTTCCTAAACCTACCGCTAACATATAGACCCTTTCAATAATGTTATTAGAATACTAGCCTCAATTCTAGTTAAAACAGTATATATTTATTTATTCGAGTCTATATGTCGCCATATAGACATAATTACATTTATTATATTTAAATGATATACGAATGTGTAGTTAACATATCTAGTTGCGATAATTCCCTATTAGTTTCAAAACTAGAAAATGCTGTAAGTGAAACTGAGAATTCAATATTATGTGATGTTCATAGCGATATTGATCATAATCGTTCCGTGTTTACTTTTGTATCACGTGATTTTATTAGCTTGAAGAATATTGTAAAAATATTTATAGAATTCTGTTTCTCAATATTAGATATCAGGGACCATATTGGAGTTCATCCACGAATCGGTGTTGTCGACGTAATACCGTTTGTAGTTTATGACGAAGATATTGGTGAAATAGATTATGCAAAATACCCTGAATACATATATTCGATACATAGTTTTGCTGAATCAATTAGTTCAGAATTCTGCGTACCAATATTTTTATATGATTATGCAGACACCAAAAACCAGCAAACTCTACCAGATATTCGAAAATTTGCTTTCAATAGTATAAAACCAGATATAGGTAATAATTTTCCTCACGAACAATATGGTGCGATTGCTCTTGGAATCAGAAAACCTCTTATTGCAATAAATGTTAATTTGGAATCTAATGATTTAAGTATTGCTAAACGAATTGCTTTTGATATTCGTGAATCAAGCGGTGGATATAAAGGTGTGCGATCCTTAGGCTTGAATTTGAATAGTAAAAATAGTGTTCAAGTTTCAATGAATATTATTGATTTATTACAAACAAATATAAGTGATGTTTGTTTGCAGGTTAAAAAGGTGGCGGATGAGTTAAATATAAAGAGCTCTGTTGAGCTTGTTGGATTAATACCCAAATACCATTTCGTTAAATTATCAGCAGAGTTTTTGGAATGGTCTGGGCTGAACGAAAATTCAATTGTGGAAAATTATGTCTAGGAGCTTAACCCCTAGACATAAAAATTATGCAGTGTGTTTAATTTCTTCAATCTCTTGTGCTTCTTGAGCTTCTTTTCTAGCAAGTGCACGTTGTCTACGAAGACGTCTACGTTCACGTTCGCTGAGACCTCCCCAGATCCCAAACTTTTCGCCATTGACGAGTGCATACTCAAGACAATCATCTTTTACTTCGCAACCTGCACAGACAGATTTAGCTTCACGTGTCGAAGCTCCCCTCTCTGGGAAAAATAAATCTGGATCTACACCCAAACAGTTGGCGCGTGTCTGCCATCTACCTGGGTCTTTAGAACGTTGTAAGAATTCAAGCATGTGTCCCCCTTTGACGAATGCACTGTAAATTACATAAAAGAAATTACAGTAGTGTAACTTTGCTCGCTTTGATGGGTTAAATGCAACACGAACACCCAGATTCTCTTACTTTTCATCAAAAAAGTAACATTTGGGCCACAAGTAGTGAAATATTTATTAGCATAAACCACATTAGGTGACGATATCAATTTCAATAAAACCTTGAACTTTGACGATAAGAATCACTATTGCCCCATTAGCTACGATGGTATGTGCGAAAAAAACTAGTGATCATATTTATCTTTTTAATACTAATTTCTACTTCTTTAAATGCCTGTTCTAAGTCAAAAGTAAAGGCAACTGGAGCTTTAAAGAAAACAGACTATTGCGCTTATTATCGAGAATTCGAAGATAAAGTACCAACTGCAAGTACTAAGCAACAATTAAAATTATTAGAAAAATTGGCATCTGCAAAAGATTTCCCACAAGAACTCAAATCAGACTATACACAAATTATATCTTCTTATAAAAAAGTTATAGCTGGTGACGGTGTCATGAAACAAGAGAAGAAAAACGAAAAAGCGTCAAATGAAATAACAAGACATGCCATTGAAAATTGTGAAATCCTAAAAAGTAACAGTTCATCAGGTGGCGGCATTTAGAACTAACCTATCCAAAAGAGATTCGTTTTTTTGATTCTGAATCCGGAGGCGTAATGAAAACAGAAACGAAAACAGAAATGAAAACAGATGAAAATGGGGATACTAAAGCTATCTCTTCTAAAAGAATAGTCGTCACTCCGATTAGGAAACGTAAAGCCAGCTCAACGCCATGGCCCATTCGCTTTTATGCAACGAATGTTGGTAAAAAATACGCAATGGCAATTTCTGGCATAGTCCTATTAGGTTTCATATTCGGCCATATGGCAGGAAACCTTAAAATGTATCTAGGCCAAAAAACATTTGATCACTATGCTGAATTTTTGCGAGATATGGGTGAACCACTTCTACCTCGTACTGTTTTATTGTGGATTGTAAGATCAGTACTAATTTTAGCTTTCTTCGTTCACTTCCATGCTGCATATGCTTTAACTATCCAAAATCGTAAAGCAAGAAACTCTGAAAATAAATATCGTGGACCACGTGAATATAGTGCAGCAAATTTTGCTTCTAGAACAATGCGTTGGGGTGGAATTATCATCTTCCTTTTCCTTTTTTGGCATTTAGCAGATTTAACTTGGGGATGGTTCAATCCAGGTTTTGTAAGAGGAGAAGCTTACAGAAACGTAACAGCTTCACTTACAAGATGGCCAGTGACAGCACTATATGTAACAGCCAATTTGGCTTTAGGCGTACATATTTTCCATGGAGCTTGGTCAATATTTCAATCATTAGGAATTAATAATCCTAAATACAATAATGCTAGAAAAATATTCGCTCGTGTTTTTGCTGCACTAATTGTTTTAGGAAACGTTAGCTTCCCACTCGCAATACAATTTGGCCTCATTGGTAAATAAGTTTTAAGGAAAATCAAATGACTACAGAAAAAACCTCATCAAAACTTGATCCAAAAGTTCCAAGTGGACCTATGTCTGGAAAATGGGAAAAGAATAAATTTGATATTAAGTTAGTTAATCCTGCCAATAAAAGGAAATTTGAAATCATTGTTGTTGGTACAGGTTTAGCTGGCGCATCAGCAGCTGCTTCATTGGCAGAACTAGGCTACAAAGTTAAAGCTTATTGTTTTCAAGATTCACCTCGTAGAGCTCATTCAATTGCAGCTCAAGGTGGAATTAACTCTGCAAAAAATTATAAGAATGACGGAGATAGCGTATTTAGATTATTTTACGATACTGTTAAAGGTGGAGATTTTCGCTCACGTGAAGCAAACGTACACCGCTTAGCGGAAGAAAGTTTGAATATTATTGACCAATGCGTTTCACAAGGTGTACCTTTTGCACGCGAATACGGTGGACTTTTAGATAATCGAAGTTTTGGTGGAGCACAAGTCTCTCGTACTTTCTATGCACGAGGACAAACTGGCCAACAATTACTTTTAGGTGCTTATCAATCACTGGCTCATCAAATTGGATTGGGTAATGTAGAAATGTTTCCTCGTACTGAACTACTCGATGTAGTTACTAAAGATGAAAAAGCAGTTGGAATTGTTGTTCGCGACCTTATTACTGGAGACATTGAATCTCATTCTGGTCACGCTGTTGTTCTTGCAACAGGTGGTTATTCAAACGCTTTTTATCTTTCTACAAATGCAAAAATGTGTAACGTAACAGCGTCGTGGCGCGCACATAAAAAAGGTGCTTTTTTCGCCAACCCTTGTTATACACAGATTCATCCAACATGTATCCCAGCTTCAGATGAATTCCAAAGCAAACTTACGCTGATGAGTGAATCTCTTAGAAATGACGGACGTATCTGGGTACCTAATGCTAAAGATGAAACTCGTCCAGCAGGAGATATTCCTGAAGATGAACGTGATTATTATTTAGAGCGTAAATATCCAGCGTTTGGAAATTTGGTTCCACGCGATATTGCATCTCGAAATGCTAAAACTGTTGTTGATGAAGGTCGTGGAGTTGGACCACTAAAGAATGGCGTATATTTGGATTTTGCTGACGCTATAAATCGTTTAGGTGAAGACGTGATTCGTGAACGTTACGGAAACCTATTCGACATGTATGAAAGAATTACTGGCGAGAACCCTTATAAACAACCTATGCGTATCTATCCTGCACTGCATTACACTATGGGTGGACTTTGGGTTGATTATAACTTGATGAGCAATCTTGATGGCTTGTTCGTATTAGGCGAAGCAAACTTTTCTGACCACGGAGCGAATCGTCTTGGTGCATCTGCATTGATGCAAGGTTTGGCTGATGGATATTTTGTTCTACCAAACACAATTAGTGGATATCTAGCTCCATTACTTGGTACAAAACCAGTTGCCATAGAAGATGAAGTTTTTGAAAAAGCTGAAAATGATGTTAGTGATCGAATTGAAATGCTGATGTCGATAAAAGGAACTCGTTCTCCTGATGATTTTCATCGTGAATTAGGAAAAGCGCTTTGGGAACATTGTGGAATGGAACGAAGTAAAGAATCCCTCGAAAAAGGACTTGTTGAAATAGCTCGTATTCGTGAAGAATTCCATAAAGACTTACGTGTTGTTGGAAGTGATGATGATTTAAATATCACTCTAGAAAAAGCTGGCCGAGTATTAGATTTTCTAGAATTCGGTGAGCTAATGGTTCGAGATGCTTTACATCGTGAAGAAAGTTGTGGCGGGCATTTCAGAGTTGAACACATGACTGATGAAGGCGAAGCAAAGCGTGATGACGAAAATTTTGCTTACGTTGCCGCTTGGGAATATAGTGGCGATTTATCAAATCCAATATTGAATAAAGAGATGTTAGATTTCGAAGAAGTACCACTATCACAAAGATCATATAAGTAACCCCCGTTAGGGTTTGAAACAGCGCAGCAATGCTAAGCAGTTCGAACCCTCCCCGAAACAAGAGGAATATTTAAAAATGCATTTAACATTAAAAGTTTGGAGACAACATTCAAACAGAGATCAAGGCCATTTTGTAAATTACGAAGTAAACGACATTAGTGAAGATATGTCTTTCTTAGAAATGTTTGATACTTTAAATGAAAGACTTATAGGTTCTAACGAAGAGCCTGTTTCATTTGACTCAGACTGTAGAGAAGGTATATGCGGTGCTTGTTCTATGGTCATTAATGGGTCTCCCCATGGTCCTCAAAAAGCAACTACGACTTGTCAACTACATATGCGCAAATTTAATGATGGTG is a window encoding:
- a CDS encoding twin-arginine translocase TatA/TatE family subunit — its product is MLAVGLGTPEIIIIAGVVVLLFGSAALPKFARSLGQAKKEFESGISDNEKSSDKSVDKDEKK
- a CDS encoding WhiB family transcriptional regulator; this encodes MLEFLQRSKDPGRWQTRANCLGVDPDLFFPERGASTREAKSVCAGCEVKDDCLEYALVNGEKFGIWGGLSERERRRLRRQRALARKEAQEAQEIEEIKHTA
- a CDS encoding succinate dehydrogenase cytochrome b subunit; the encoded protein is MKTETKTEMKTDENGDTKAISSKRIVVTPIRKRKASSTPWPIRFYATNVGKKYAMAISGIVLLGFIFGHMAGNLKMYLGQKTFDHYAEFLRDMGEPLLPRTVLLWIVRSVLILAFFVHFHAAYALTIQNRKARNSENKYRGPREYSAANFASRTMRWGGIIIFLFLFWHLADLTWGWFNPGFVRGEAYRNVTASLTRWPVTALYVTANLALGVHIFHGAWSIFQSLGINNPKYNNARKIFARVFAALIVLGNVSFPLAIQFGLIGK
- a CDS encoding fumarate reductase/succinate dehydrogenase flavoprotein subunit codes for the protein MTTEKTSSKLDPKVPSGPMSGKWEKNKFDIKLVNPANKRKFEIIVVGTGLAGASAAASLAELGYKVKAYCFQDSPRRAHSIAAQGGINSAKNYKNDGDSVFRLFYDTVKGGDFRSREANVHRLAEESLNIIDQCVSQGVPFAREYGGLLDNRSFGGAQVSRTFYARGQTGQQLLLGAYQSLAHQIGLGNVEMFPRTELLDVVTKDEKAVGIVVRDLITGDIESHSGHAVVLATGGYSNAFYLSTNAKMCNVTASWRAHKKGAFFANPCYTQIHPTCIPASDEFQSKLTLMSESLRNDGRIWVPNAKDETRPAGDIPEDERDYYLERKYPAFGNLVPRDIASRNAKTVVDEGRGVGPLKNGVYLDFADAINRLGEDVIRERYGNLFDMYERITGENPYKQPMRIYPALHYTMGGLWVDYNLMSNLDGLFVLGEANFSDHGANRLGASALMQGLADGYFVLPNTISGYLAPLLGTKPVAIEDEVFEKAENDVSDRIEMLMSIKGTRSPDDFHRELGKALWEHCGMERSKESLEKGLVEIARIREEFHKDLRVVGSDDDLNITLEKAGRVLDFLEFGELMVRDALHREESCGGHFRVEHMTDEGEAKRDDENFAYVAAWEYSGDLSNPILNKEMLDFEEVPLSQRSYK